In a single window of the Amycolatopsis sp. cg5 genome:
- a CDS encoding roadblock/LC7 domain-containing protein, with protein MTVAHTDFAWLLNDFVRKVHGVSHALIMSSDGFPLTASESVEPDDAEQLAAIASGLLSLAGSSAALFGKGACEQIIIRLTHGYFLFMGIGAGAGLAVLTGPECDMKVVAYEMTQFVTNAGHALTPEVRADLRRVLTARRPQA; from the coding sequence GTGACGGTCGCGCATACCGATTTCGCCTGGCTGCTCAATGATTTCGTGCGCAAGGTGCACGGCGTGAGCCACGCGCTCATCATGTCGTCGGACGGCTTCCCGCTGACCGCGTCGGAGTCGGTCGAACCCGACGACGCCGAGCAGCTCGCGGCCATCGCCAGCGGCCTGCTCAGCCTCGCGGGCAGCAGTGCCGCGTTGTTCGGCAAGGGCGCGTGCGAGCAGATCATCATCCGGCTCACGCACGGGTACTTCCTGTTCATGGGCATCGGCGCGGGCGCCGGGCTCGCGGTGCTGACCGGGCCCGAATGCGACATGAAGGTCGTCGCCTACGAGATGACCCAGTTCGTCACCAACGCCGGGCACGCGCTGACCCCCGAGGTGCGCGCGGACCTGAGGCGAGTGCTCACCGCCCGTCGCCCGCAGGCTTAA
- a CDS encoding DUF742 domain-containing protein: MRSRRIRAYALTGGRTKTRHQLLVETLISVPQYDPSLADSLMPESRGLYEGARRQASVAELSVELDLPLGVVRVLLSDLAIQGAIFIHPTASAFQNDTNVLERILDGLKRLPV; this comes from the coding sequence ATGCGGAGCAGGCGGATCCGCGCGTACGCGCTCACCGGCGGCCGGACCAAGACGCGGCATCAGCTGCTGGTCGAGACGCTGATCTCGGTGCCGCAGTACGACCCGTCGCTCGCCGACTCGCTCATGCCGGAGTCGCGCGGGCTGTACGAGGGCGCGCGCAGGCAGGCCTCGGTCGCCGAGCTCTCGGTCGAGCTCGACCTGCCGCTCGGCGTCGTCCGGGTGCTGCTGTCCGACCTCGCCATCCAGGGCGCGATCTTCATCCACCCCACCGCTTCGGCGTTCCAAAACGACACGAACGTCCTTGAGAGGATCCTCGATGGGCTCAAGCGCCTCCCCGTCTGA
- a CDS encoding ATP/GTP-binding protein yields MGSSASPSDVTISAKIVVAGGFGVGKTTLVGSVSEVPPLNTEAWMTEAGADIDEVPPNGTKTTTTVAMDFGRITLHDDLLLYLFGTPGQARFWFLWDDLSRGALGAIVLVDTSRIDQSFAAINYFENDSELPFIVAVNQFEGQPEYDLDEVRAALALSPDIPLITCDARNRASAVATLQHLVSHTLSLAVLSGPELAMT; encoded by the coding sequence ATGGGCTCAAGCGCCTCCCCGTCTGATGTGACGATCTCGGCGAAGATCGTCGTGGCCGGCGGGTTCGGGGTCGGCAAGACGACGCTCGTCGGTTCGGTCTCCGAGGTGCCGCCGCTCAACACCGAAGCGTGGATGACCGAGGCAGGCGCGGACATCGACGAGGTGCCGCCGAACGGCACCAAGACCACGACCACCGTCGCGATGGACTTCGGCCGGATCACCCTGCACGACGATCTGCTGCTGTACCTGTTCGGCACGCCCGGCCAGGCCCGCTTCTGGTTCCTGTGGGACGACCTCTCGCGTGGCGCGCTCGGCGCGATCGTGCTGGTCGACACCAGCCGGATCGACCAGTCGTTCGCGGCGATCAACTACTTCGAGAACGACTCGGAACTGCCGTTCATCGTGGCGGTCAACCAGTTCGAGGGCCAGCCGGAGTACGACCTCGACGAGGTCCGTGCCGCGCTCGCGCTCTCGCCGGACATCCCGCTGATCACCTGCGACGCCCGCAACCGCGCCTCGGCGGTGGCGACGTTGCAGCACCTGGTGTCGCACACGCTTTCGCTCGCGGTGCTTTCCGGTCCCGAACTGGCAATGACCTAG
- a CDS encoding styrene monooxygenase/indole monooxygenase family protein: protein MRRVLIVGAGQSGLQLALSLLEHSYDVTVMSARTPEEIRAGRVMSTQCMFANSLQHERDHKLNLWEEETVKVEGLGVSIAAPDSTRALDWFCELDDYAQSVDQRVKMAGWLELFEERGGNLVIHGVATSDLNALAKLYDLVVVAAGKGELVQLFDRIPELSPYTSPQRALSLAYAHGVAPRPEHPDKAAVRFNIIPGVGELFMIPAYTLSGNCDILFFEGVPGGPLDVFADRPGPQEHLDRIKSLAKQFLPWEYERIRDAELTDANATLAGGYTPVVRNPVGTLPSGGLVLGMADVVVANDPITGQGSNNAAKCAASYLDSILGQGDRPFDEPWMRATFDSYWSYAQHVTNWTNALLQPPPPHVQQILGAASQIPDVAKRFVNGFSDPTDFQHWFMDPDKTAAYLATFG from the coding sequence ATGCGCAGGGTACTGATCGTCGGAGCCGGGCAGTCGGGATTGCAGCTGGCGTTGAGCCTGCTGGAGCACTCCTACGACGTCACGGTGATGTCGGCGCGCACCCCGGAGGAGATCCGGGCGGGGCGGGTCATGTCGACGCAGTGCATGTTCGCCAACTCGCTGCAGCACGAGCGGGACCACAAGCTGAACCTCTGGGAAGAGGAGACGGTCAAGGTCGAGGGACTCGGCGTCTCGATCGCCGCGCCGGACAGCACCCGGGCGCTGGACTGGTTCTGCGAGCTGGACGACTACGCGCAGTCGGTCGACCAGCGGGTGAAGATGGCGGGCTGGCTGGAGCTGTTCGAGGAGCGCGGCGGCAACCTCGTCATCCACGGCGTCGCGACCTCGGACCTCAACGCGCTGGCCAAGCTGTACGACCTGGTCGTCGTCGCGGCAGGCAAGGGCGAGCTGGTCCAGCTGTTCGACCGCATCCCGGAGCTTTCGCCGTACACGTCGCCGCAGCGCGCGCTTTCGCTGGCGTACGCGCACGGTGTGGCGCCGCGGCCGGAGCATCCGGACAAGGCGGCGGTGCGGTTCAACATCATCCCCGGTGTCGGCGAGCTGTTCATGATCCCCGCGTACACGCTGAGCGGGAACTGCGACATCCTGTTCTTCGAGGGCGTTCCCGGCGGTCCGCTGGACGTCTTCGCCGACCGGCCCGGCCCGCAGGAACACCTCGACCGCATCAAGTCGCTGGCCAAGCAGTTCCTGCCGTGGGAGTACGAGCGCATCCGCGACGCCGAGCTGACCGACGCGAACGCGACGCTCGCCGGCGGCTACACCCCGGTGGTGCGCAACCCCGTCGGGACGCTGCCGTCGGGCGGCCTGGTGCTCGGCATGGCGGACGTGGTCGTCGCGAACGACCCGATCACCGGCCAGGGTTCCAACAACGCGGCCAAGTGCGCGGCGTCCTATTTGGACTCGATTCTCGGCCAGGGTGACCGGCCGTTCGACGAGCCGTGGATGCGCGCCACGTTCGACTCGTACTGGTCCTACGCCCAGCACGTGACGAACTGGACGAACGCGCTGCTGCAGCCGCCGCCACCGCACGTTCAGCAGATCCTCGGCGCCGCGTCGCAAATTCCCGATGTGGCCAAGCGGTTCGTGAACGGTTTCTCGGACCCGACGGACTTCCAGCACTGGTTCATGGACCCGGACAAGACGGCCGCGTACCTGGCGACCTTCGGGTAA
- a CDS encoding AAA family ATPase translates to MRAKLGDRLAAARRRAFVGREAELALFRSLVTPGSPGSVVFVHGPGGVGKSTLLRQFGWLAEELGRRVVRLDGRELELPDVDDDHVVLIVDNAELIVPVERWLRDELFPVLAEDAVVVLGGREPPPVVFRTDPGWLSMVRSIRLANLDRSHGVELLRMRGVPDTLHGRALAFTHGHPLALALLADVSAQSDGLPETTATPEVLRVLLHSLIGTVPTPEHRAALEASAQVLVTTEPLLAAMLGLRNARELFDWLRGLSIMDYAPRGLFPHDFVRETLATELRWRNPEAYQRIRGRARAYYQQQFADADAATQRASLLDFAFLYRENPILGPFLADVGPELSSGPPRPGEWPSLAAIIAEHEGDASAAVASRWYASQPSSVTVIRDADAAVGLIVAPALDAASEADLRADPAVLPRMREGKVLLVRHWMSADGHQRVSAVVTYITVVLIRLYLATPELARSYVTCADPDFWASAFRYTDFHPVPEGAEFGMFAHDWREVPPMAWMALMADRELAPETTALSEGEFAAAVKQALRDFTRADRLAESPLAFPGKTPRERARVLADTIRAAAAKMEAAPKDRRGFRAVHHTYLVPAESQARAAELLDLPTSTYRRHLTAGVTRLTELLRAELGQD, encoded by the coding sequence ATGCGGGCGAAACTGGGTGATCGGCTGGCCGCCGCGCGTCGACGGGCCTTCGTCGGCCGCGAGGCGGAACTCGCGCTGTTCCGGTCCTTGGTGACGCCGGGCTCGCCGGGTTCCGTGGTGTTCGTGCACGGGCCCGGCGGCGTTGGCAAGTCGACACTGCTGCGGCAGTTCGGCTGGCTCGCCGAGGAACTCGGGCGGCGGGTGGTGCGGCTGGACGGCCGCGAGCTCGAACTGCCCGACGTCGACGACGACCATGTCGTGCTGATCGTCGACAACGCCGAGCTGATCGTGCCGGTCGAGCGCTGGCTGCGCGACGAGCTGTTCCCGGTGCTCGCCGAAGACGCGGTCGTGGTGCTCGGCGGGCGCGAACCGCCGCCGGTGGTGTTCCGCACCGATCCCGGCTGGCTCAGCATGGTCCGCTCGATCCGGCTGGCGAACCTGGACCGCTCGCACGGCGTCGAGCTGCTGCGGATGCGCGGGGTGCCCGACACACTGCACGGCAGGGCGCTGGCGTTCACCCACGGCCATCCGCTCGCGCTGGCGCTGCTGGCCGACGTGTCCGCGCAGTCGGACGGGCTGCCGGAGACCACGGCCACCCCCGAGGTGCTCCGGGTGCTGCTGCACAGTCTCATCGGGACGGTGCCGACGCCAGAGCACCGCGCGGCGCTGGAGGCGAGCGCGCAGGTGCTGGTGACGACCGAGCCGTTGCTGGCGGCGATGCTCGGCCTGCGCAACGCGCGTGAGCTGTTCGACTGGCTGCGCGGTCTGTCCATCATGGACTACGCGCCGCGCGGGCTGTTTCCCCATGATTTCGTGCGCGAGACTTTGGCCACCGAACTGCGCTGGCGTAATCCCGAGGCGTACCAACGTATCCGTGGCCGTGCGCGGGCGTATTACCAGCAGCAGTTCGCGGACGCCGACGCGGCCACTCAGCGCGCGTCGCTGCTCGATTTCGCGTTCCTCTACCGGGAAAACCCGATCCTGGGACCGTTTCTGGCCGATGTCGGCCCCGAGCTGTCGAGCGGTCCGCCGAGACCGGGGGAGTGGCCGTCGCTGGCCGCGATCATCGCCGAGCACGAGGGCGACGCTTCCGCGGCCGTCGCGAGCCGCTGGTACGCGAGCCAGCCGTCGTCGGTCACGGTGATCAGGGACGCGGACGCGGCGGTCGGCTTGATCGTCGCGCCCGCCTTGGACGCCGCCTCCGAGGCCGACCTGCGTGCCGACCCCGCCGTGCTGCCCAGGATGCGCGAAGGCAAGGTGCTGCTGGTCCGGCATTGGATGTCGGCGGATGGGCACCAGCGGGTCTCGGCCGTCGTCACCTACATCACCGTGGTGCTGATCCGGCTCTACCTGGCCACGCCCGAGCTGGCGAGGTCGTACGTGACCTGCGCGGATCCCGATTTCTGGGCGTCGGCGTTCCGGTACACCGACTTCCATCCGGTGCCGGAGGGCGCCGAGTTCGGCATGTTCGCGCACGACTGGCGCGAGGTGCCGCCGATGGCCTGGATGGCGCTGATGGCTGACCGCGAGTTGGCGCCGGAGACGACGGCGCTGTCCGAAGGCGAGTTCGCGGCCGCGGTCAAGCAGGCGCTGCGCGACTTCACCAGAGCCGACCGGCTGGCCGAGTCACCACTGGCGTTCCCGGGGAAGACACCGCGCGAGCGTGCGCGCGTGCTCGCGGACACGATCCGCGCGGCGGCCGCGAAAATGGAGGCCGCGCCGAAGGACCGGCGCGGCTTCCGCGCGGTCCACCACACGTACCTGGTGCCCGCCGAGTCCCAGGCACGCGCCGCCGAGCTGCTCGACCTGCCGACCAGCACCTACCGCAGGCATCTGACGGCGGGCGTCACCCGGCTGACTGAGCTGTTGCGGGCGGAACTGGGCCAAGACTGA
- a CDS encoding pyridoxamine 5'-phosphate oxidase produces the protein MSFVMTAEEREEFLSGVHVGVLAIERDGRAPLTVPVWYDYEPGGEVLIWMDRGSQKDKAIRTAGRFSLLAQSESWPYKYVTAEGPVTANDGGPTREEADRIAGRYLPEADAKAYVDGALGEGSLLVRMRPAKWLSNDQSKS, from the coding sequence ATGTCTTTCGTCATGACCGCCGAGGAACGCGAGGAGTTTCTCAGCGGGGTGCACGTCGGGGTGCTGGCCATCGAGCGCGACGGCCGCGCGCCGCTGACCGTCCCGGTCTGGTACGACTACGAACCGGGTGGCGAGGTCCTGATCTGGATGGATCGGGGCTCGCAGAAGGACAAGGCGATCCGCACGGCAGGCCGGTTCAGCCTGCTCGCGCAGTCGGAGAGCTGGCCGTACAAGTACGTGACCGCGGAAGGCCCGGTCACGGCCAACGACGGCGGGCCGACCCGTGAAGAAGCCGACCGCATCGCGGGCCGCTACCTGCCGGAAGCCGACGCGAAGGCCTACGTGGACGGCGCGCTCGGCGAGGGTTCGCTGCTGGTGCGCATGCGCCCGGCGAAATGGCTGAGCAACGACCAAAGCAAGTCCTGA